The Balneolaceae bacterium genome window below encodes:
- a CDS encoding alkaline phosphatase family protein, whose product MIRTCLLFIILVGISITVFAQPTLKTENVILISLDGLRWQELFSGIDKKLMIHEDYVENGEDLRQRFWDEDPAVRREKLMPYFWNTIAEEGQLYGNQELGSQVLATNGLYFSYPGYSEILTGYVDEEIDSNDKIWNPNTTVLEFINNQPEYNGKVAAFGSWDVFPYIINSKRSGIPVNAGFEPVEGENLTDREIFLNELIHQIPSPWSSVRLDAFTHHYALERLKKETPRLLYIAYGETDDFAHDGNYEAYIRSARQTDEFISDLWEFVQNHESYRDKTTFIITTDHGRGTMPIETWRHHGSDIDGADEIWIAAIGPDTPDLGEISNGGAIYQTQIAKTVAYLLGLDYRNKKPVGEVIETIVKH is encoded by the coding sequence ATGATCAGAACCTGTTTATTATTCATAATACTGGTCGGTATTAGTATTACGGTATTTGCACAGCCAACCCTGAAAACCGAAAACGTAATTTTAATTTCACTGGATGGATTGCGCTGGCAGGAACTATTTTCCGGGATTGATAAAAAATTGATGATCCACGAGGATTATGTCGAAAATGGCGAAGATCTCAGACAACGTTTTTGGGATGAAGATCCCGCTGTACGAAGAGAAAAACTGATGCCATATTTTTGGAATACTATCGCTGAAGAAGGACAGTTATATGGCAATCAAGAACTTGGAAGCCAGGTGCTGGCTACAAATGGCTTGTACTTTTCATATCCCGGATACAGTGAAATTTTAACAGGCTATGTTGATGAAGAAATTGACAGCAATGATAAAATCTGGAATCCTAATACTACTGTACTTGAATTTATTAACAATCAGCCAGAGTATAATGGTAAGGTAGCTGCTTTTGGGTCCTGGGATGTGTTTCCATATATCATCAATAGTAAAAGAAGCGGAATCCCAGTAAACGCTGGTTTTGAGCCTGTTGAAGGGGAGAATCTAACCGATCGTGAAATATTCCTGAATGAATTAATTCACCAAATCCCAAGCCCGTGGAGTTCGGTTCGGCTCGATGCATTCACCCACCATTATGCCCTGGAGAGATTAAAAAAAGAGACTCCCAGACTACTTTATATCGCTTATGGAGAGACGGATGATTTTGCTCATGACGGAAATTATGAAGCTTACATAAGATCGGCCCGGCAAACAGACGAATTTATATCTGATTTATGGGAGTTTGTGCAAAATCATGAATCATATCGAGATAAGACAACGTTTATCATTACAACAGATCACGGGAGGGGAACCATGCCAATTGAAACATGGAGACATCACGGAAGTGATATTGATGGGGCTGATGAAATTTGGATAGCCGCTATCGGTCCGGATACACCGGATCTTGGGGAGATCAGCAATGGTGGCGCTATTTACCAGACCCAAATTGCAAAAACAGTTGCGTATTTGTTAGGCCTGGATTACCGGAATAAAAAACCCGTAGGTGAAGTGATTGAAACAATAGTTAAACATTAA
- a CDS encoding glycerophosphodiester phosphodiesterase family protein gives MYNRFQISAVLLMFLLILPGHLFGQENGELEANLIAHRGGVVDEHRAENSASAMEEAIHRGYRMLEVDLRKTRDGRIIVQHDPTFEKDYEHSGAVAEMHWSEIKQLRSKKDGHRPLLFEEVVQKVEGQAGLMLDVKGNHYGEDYYKKIEQILDRYDLLSDTFVLSGSEAQAYFKNKVSLSADFEKLIEERNNGVDVKHVYHLFDLGSNLDESMIKKANELGVTVVAAINVFRYRQAGTDVWEGARQDVDRLMVLGVRYYQIDSFYEPLFYAE, from the coding sequence ATGTATAATCGTTTTCAGATTTCGGCCGTACTCCTGATGTTTCTCCTGATCCTGCCCGGGCATCTTTTCGGGCAGGAAAATGGGGAACTTGAGGCAAATCTCATTGCCCACAGGGGAGGAGTTGTGGATGAACATCGAGCCGAAAACTCAGCGTCAGCCATGGAAGAGGCAATACATCGTGGATACAGGATGTTGGAGGTGGATCTGCGAAAAACACGAGACGGACGAATCATTGTGCAACATGACCCGACGTTTGAAAAGGATTATGAGCATTCCGGAGCTGTTGCAGAGATGCACTGGAGTGAGATCAAACAATTGAGATCAAAAAAGGATGGTCATCGGCCCTTACTGTTTGAGGAAGTTGTACAGAAGGTGGAAGGCCAAGCGGGCCTGATGCTCGATGTAAAAGGAAATCACTACGGAGAAGATTATTACAAAAAAATCGAACAGATATTGGATCGCTACGACCTTCTCTCAGATACATTTGTATTAAGCGGATCGGAAGCACAGGCGTATTTCAAAAATAAAGTCTCACTATCGGCCGATTTTGAGAAGCTGATAGAAGAAAGGAACAACGGGGTGGATGTAAAACATGTGTATCATCTCTTTGATCTGGGAAGCAACCTGGATGAATCGATGATCAAAAAAGCAAATGAACTTGGCGTAACGGTTGTAGCTGCCATAAACGTTTTCAGGTATCGGCAAGCCGGCACTGATGTTTGGGAAGGTGCCCGCCAGGATGTGGATCGGCTGATGGTATTGGGTGTGCGCTATTATCAAATAGATTCATTTTATGAGCCATTGTTTTACGCAGAATGA